In a single window of the Streptomyces sp. NBC_00285 genome:
- the fxsA gene encoding FxSxx-COOH cyclophane-containing RiPP peptide produces the protein MDASARIDSCLLDVAGLSMDALDELLEDHPDTVLGAVLRRVVDEAVHPVGVPYAAFDSSML, from the coding sequence ATGGACGCTAGCGCCCGGATCGACTCATGCCTGCTCGATGTGGCCGGCCTGAGCATGGACGCGCTGGACGAGCTGCTCGAAGATCATCCGGACACCGTGCTGGGCGCGGTGCTGCGCCGCGTGGTCGACGAGGCCGTCCATCCGGTCGGTGTTCCGTACGCCGCCTTCGACTCGTCGATGCTCTGA
- a CDS encoding DUF6585 family protein: protein MGRVARDFELGSRQGLVWTEPKRFPWIVVLLPTLVGLPVLWLGISAAVEGQRSDGAWYYGLPLLILGAAIVAAAGYFLFLALTRRQAQVWVGHYQHGIVREVAGQVPEAYSWDEIDGVRRSSTKVTNGITSVTTHELWVRPREGAEIAVTDAYKGVARFIDELDKTFTRVRLPQDRDRLKAGERVDFFGAHLDPAGVGYLDHRLGWHEVDQVTVKQGWLEIHRHGDGKPWAKLPVEMVQNLSVFLALAARMSQEAAGKRP from the coding sequence ATGGGCAGAGTCGCGCGGGACTTCGAACTCGGTTCGCGCCAGGGGCTGGTGTGGACCGAGCCCAAGCGCTTCCCGTGGATCGTGGTGCTGCTGCCGACACTGGTCGGACTGCCGGTGCTCTGGCTGGGGATTTCGGCCGCGGTGGAGGGCCAGCGGAGCGACGGCGCCTGGTACTACGGGCTGCCGCTGCTCATCTTGGGGGCCGCCATTGTCGCCGCAGCCGGGTATTTCCTCTTCCTCGCGCTCACGAGAAGGCAGGCGCAGGTCTGGGTAGGTCACTACCAGCACGGCATCGTCCGGGAGGTCGCCGGGCAGGTGCCGGAGGCGTACTCATGGGACGAGATCGACGGCGTTCGGCGGAGCAGCACCAAAGTGACGAACGGGATCACCAGCGTCACCACACACGAACTCTGGGTGCGTCCCCGTGAGGGCGCCGAGATCGCGGTGACCGACGCGTACAAGGGGGTCGCCCGGTTCATCGACGAACTGGACAAGACATTCACGCGCGTTCGGCTGCCGCAGGACAGGGACCGGCTGAAGGCGGGCGAACGGGTCGACTTCTTCGGGGCCCACCTCGATCCCGCCGGTGTCGGGTACCTCGACCACCGGCTCGGCTGGCACGAGGTCGACCAGGTCACGGTGAAACAAGGCTGGCTGGAGATCCATCGGCATGGTGACGGAAAGCCGTGGGCCAAGCTCCCCGTGGAGATGGTCCAGAATCTTTCGGTCTTCCTGGCCCTCGCCGCAAGGATGAGCCAGGAGGCGGCCGGGAAACGGCCCTGA